One stretch of Rosistilla oblonga DNA includes these proteins:
- a CDS encoding ATP-binding protein yields the protein MTHPSFSNETLTIGEKRYQILDRLPNSPVVCGYRGRDLQTDERVVLREVPKRLFRDSGLARFMNEARLTSGLSCETYSHPLEFELSDDHLRLVYAEVPGTPLSARIGKARFTPRDTMRIARDLLVALDGVHQIGCIQRDLRPSKIIIRPDGLAVLCGYLPLRSPDGLGCNDALSREYASYMSPELSGVIDHDVAEVSDLYSLGHVLNACLTGVPAFDGEVNEILYQHMTSDPAPERFSVETPDLVIKFIEKLICKEPRDRYQSARAALFDVDKILSFIEAGIVAPKFVIGTADRRTVLIEPAFVGRQEQTNELRLGIEDAHCGRFHKILMVAESGMGKTRMLNEISTAAARKGFLILNGRSTQHTGQQPNAAWLQMVDQLAKLLVNDGILRAQTTRRMEDFREEVITAMPAIANVLGWTGTRLSGPEELGQGRIILAFRTLFANLGTADRCVMLTLDDCQWIDDQSMRVLTEISEANAQHLFLLAVMRPETTACEQLKQALQVSHTTTLGPLSNHAVKQLALSMAGPLPSVAIEVVQKYAEGSPFMAAAVLRGMVESNVLTVENEAWKIDHHLLSNFQAADNSSEILVDRLTRLPASSRKLLTAAAVIGHDFSLDAAASLAGMEMADAHGAFKPARAHRLVWSRPNSMFSFVHDKIRAAILSGIGDETKRSMHGQLGRYLESHFPEQVFDIAYHFDAADMHVEALSYALSAAKVALKSFSLASAQTQLSIAARALQHAETSTRHQVESMMSEVLMLRGQYDQTEEWLEAAERSAVTDKDRAKVAMKRGELHFKRGNKDVAVEYFEASLKQLGQTVCRNKLQLSWHIGIELIRQIRNSMFPSLCGRRQGEPSEAEQMALSLYSQIAHAYWYTRDQYYTLWAHLRGMNAAERYPANQYLAQAYSEHAPAMSLMRWETRGIQYAKRSLEMRKTLDDLWGQGQTRNFFSILLYSFARFEACIEQARLAVEILERTGDYWEVHIARYQLAASYYRIGKCEEAVRHSQVNYQSAVTHGDYQATGNIIDVWARASLGEIPAEILQTELQRDVIDAQRGCQVRLACGVCEFYQGRYAEAVAMFESAIEIAEQAEVCNTYISPCYSWLCSGMRKQFDTQPAKSLAQHKRRLNKLVAATKKALAYGKRFPNELPHALRECAAAAAMSGREGAAKKYFQRSLDEAERQSANLEHAETTILLEEFASELGWPTDSSACGRAIATLSRFQFASESVDDEGSLSLFDRFDTLLASGRKIATSVLPAEIYHEVCVAAQKILRGEQAFVIAISPDTDELVTYPEGQVFDTNLLAEAQRKMVTVVKDEENCNDRGIITKCHGSFLCSPIEVQGQMSAFLYITNKRFSDLFGSDEIRIADYLVSFAGAGLERADSFQKLQDLNQNLEEKVQDRILAVVERSKELELTTQQLHKTKEKLQRAKEAAENANYAKSEFLARMSHEIRTPITGILGFSELLLRGIATSEHDRTTHLETIYSNGTHLLQLLDDILDISKIEADKVEIERVTFAPTQLINEIIRSLRSKAIQKDIALNFQIDSPIPESIVSDPTRFRQIITNLVGNAVKFTDTGGVTVRLNSQGDPQSPSQLEICVDDTGAGMTPEQMQRIFEPFVQADTSTTRKHGGTGLGLSIGKRLAEALGGSLSIASTLDVGTQFTFTLPIENHADTRILSPEEATEFASQTRTQEFHKADVSGARVLVVDDCQTNRKLITYLLQDAGSEVISATNGKEAFDLLIDQKLAVDIVLMDMQMPIMDGYTAARALRNSGYDRPIVALTANAMVGDEAKCRQAGCTHYLTKPIDLDALLQIVRVGTAPSSDSLASDALAAPRQSVGESSTQQLTAPAQDQILSPPQQTPTTDQHESMADQLVASVPESIESATPPAPSQPPRDAEPLPNDWRNDFACFVIDRVSSLLPQMFDACASHNYDEIVRQSHWIKDSGGTVGLRKLSQLAAGCETAVRDHDTVQLHDTLQEMKSYLDGVQRQRADQPLSATENDKAPTGESGKLLPWARLSRSQWFGRRQPR from the coding sequence ATGACACACCCATCGTTTTCTAACGAAACGCTGACAATTGGCGAAAAGCGGTACCAGATTCTGGACCGGTTGCCAAACAGTCCCGTCGTCTGCGGCTACCGCGGACGCGACCTCCAAACGGACGAGCGTGTCGTATTGCGGGAAGTCCCCAAGCGGTTGTTCCGCGACAGTGGCCTTGCGCGGTTCATGAACGAAGCCCGGCTGACGTCGGGACTTTCTTGCGAGACCTATTCCCACCCGCTGGAATTTGAACTCAGCGACGATCACTTGCGATTGGTCTACGCCGAAGTGCCGGGAACGCCGTTGTCGGCGCGGATTGGGAAAGCCCGCTTTACGCCTCGCGACACGATGCGGATCGCCCGCGATCTACTGGTAGCGCTCGACGGCGTCCACCAAATCGGCTGTATCCAACGCGACCTCCGCCCCTCGAAGATCATAATCCGCCCCGACGGACTGGCGGTCTTGTGCGGTTACCTGCCGCTGAGGTCGCCCGACGGACTCGGTTGCAACGATGCTTTGAGCCGCGAGTATGCGTCGTATATGTCCCCCGAACTCTCGGGAGTCATCGATCACGACGTCGCTGAGGTCTCGGATCTCTATTCGCTCGGGCACGTTTTGAATGCCTGTTTGACAGGCGTTCCCGCGTTTGATGGAGAGGTCAACGAGATCCTTTATCAGCACATGACGTCCGATCCGGCTCCCGAGCGTTTTTCGGTCGAGACGCCTGATCTGGTAATCAAGTTCATCGAAAAACTGATCTGCAAAGAGCCCCGCGACCGCTACCAATCGGCTCGGGCGGCGCTGTTTGATGTCGACAAGATCCTCTCGTTTATCGAAGCCGGAATCGTCGCTCCCAAGTTTGTGATCGGCACCGCCGACCGGCGCACGGTATTGATCGAACCTGCGTTTGTCGGTCGCCAAGAACAGACCAACGAACTCCGCTTGGGAATCGAGGATGCCCACTGCGGTCGCTTCCACAAGATCTTGATGGTTGCCGAATCGGGGATGGGCAAGACCCGGATGTTGAATGAAATCTCAACAGCCGCCGCCCGCAAAGGCTTCCTGATCCTCAACGGAAGATCGACGCAACACACCGGTCAACAACCCAACGCGGCTTGGTTGCAGATGGTCGACCAACTGGCCAAGCTGCTTGTTAACGATGGGATCTTGCGGGCCCAAACCACGCGGCGAATGGAGGACTTTCGCGAGGAGGTGATCACGGCGATGCCGGCGATCGCAAACGTCCTCGGCTGGACCGGAACGCGACTGTCGGGCCCCGAAGAACTTGGACAAGGCCGAATCATCCTGGCGTTTCGAACGCTTTTCGCCAACTTGGGAACCGCCGATCGCTGCGTGATGCTGACTCTGGATGATTGTCAATGGATCGACGATCAATCGATGCGCGTGCTGACCGAGATCAGCGAAGCCAACGCGCAACACCTGTTCCTGCTGGCGGTGATGCGCCCCGAAACAACTGCCTGCGAACAACTGAAACAGGCGCTGCAGGTCTCCCACACGACAACGCTTGGTCCGCTCAGCAATCACGCAGTCAAACAACTTGCCCTGTCGATGGCGGGTCCGTTGCCAAGCGTGGCGATCGAAGTCGTTCAGAAATACGCCGAAGGCAGCCCCTTCATGGCGGCAGCGGTTTTGCGTGGGATGGTGGAATCCAACGTATTAACTGTCGAAAACGAAGCCTGGAAGATCGACCACCACCTGCTATCGAACTTTCAAGCTGCCGACAATTCCAGCGAGATTCTTGTCGACCGCTTGACCCGCTTGCCCGCCAGTTCGCGAAAACTGTTGACCGCCGCAGCGGTGATCGGCCACGATTTCAGTCTCGACGCGGCGGCAAGCCTGGCGGGAATGGAGATGGCCGATGCGCACGGAGCGTTTAAACCGGCGCGTGCCCATCGCTTGGTCTGGAGCCGCCCCAACAGCATGTTTTCGTTTGTCCACGACAAGATTCGCGCTGCGATTTTGAGTGGCATCGGCGACGAGACGAAGCGATCGATGCACGGTCAACTTGGGCGTTATCTGGAGTCGCACTTTCCCGAACAGGTCTTCGATATCGCCTACCACTTCGACGCAGCCGATATGCACGTCGAAGCGCTCTCCTACGCTTTAAGCGCGGCGAAGGTTGCGCTCAAGAGCTTCTCGCTGGCCAGTGCGCAAACTCAGCTTTCGATCGCGGCGCGGGCGCTGCAACACGCCGAGACCAGCACGCGGCATCAAGTCGAATCAATGATGAGCGAAGTCTTGATGCTGCGCGGCCAATACGACCAAACCGAAGAGTGGCTGGAGGCTGCGGAGCGGAGCGCGGTAACCGACAAAGACCGCGCGAAGGTCGCCATGAAGCGAGGCGAATTGCACTTCAAACGCGGCAACAAGGACGTCGCCGTCGAATATTTTGAAGCGTCGCTAAAACAGCTCGGCCAGACCGTCTGCCGCAACAAACTGCAACTCTCCTGGCACATCGGAATCGAACTGATTCGACAGATCCGAAACTCGATGTTCCCTTCGCTGTGCGGGCGACGGCAGGGCGAACCGAGCGAAGCCGAACAGATGGCGTTGAGTCTGTACAGCCAAATCGCCCACGCCTATTGGTACACTCGGGACCAGTACTACACGTTGTGGGCTCATCTGCGTGGCATGAACGCCGCCGAACGTTATCCCGCCAACCAGTATTTGGCGCAAGCCTATTCCGAACACGCCCCGGCGATGTCGCTGATGCGTTGGGAAACGCGTGGCATCCAATATGCCAAGCGTTCGCTGGAGATGCGGAAGACGCTGGACGATCTGTGGGGGCAGGGGCAGACACGCAACTTCTTCAGCATCCTGCTCTATTCGTTCGCGCGATTCGAAGCCTGCATCGAACAAGCCCGCTTGGCCGTCGAGATCCTGGAACGGACCGGCGACTACTGGGAAGTGCATATCGCCCGCTACCAACTGGCCGCATCGTACTACCGAATCGGCAAGTGCGAAGAAGCCGTTCGGCATTCGCAGGTGAACTATCAATCGGCGGTCACCCACGGCGATTACCAAGCGACAGGAAACATCATCGACGTCTGGGCGCGAGCCTCGCTGGGCGAAATTCCGGCGGAGATTCTGCAGACCGAACTGCAGCGCGACGTGATCGATGCGCAGCGTGGATGCCAGGTGCGGTTAGCTTGCGGAGTCTGCGAGTTTTACCAAGGACGTTATGCCGAAGCGGTTGCGATGTTCGAATCCGCGATCGAGATCGCCGAACAGGCAGAGGTTTGCAACACCTATATCAGCCCCTGTTATTCCTGGCTTTGTTCGGGGATGCGGAAACAGTTCGACACACAGCCAGCCAAATCGCTGGCCCAACATAAACGGCGACTGAACAAACTTGTCGCCGCCACGAAAAAGGCGCTCGCCTACGGAAAACGCTTCCCCAACGAACTGCCTCATGCGCTGCGTGAGTGCGCTGCGGCGGCGGCGATGTCGGGCCGCGAGGGCGCGGCGAAAAAGTACTTTCAACGCAGTCTCGATGAAGCGGAGCGGCAATCTGCGAATCTTGAACACGCCGAAACGACGATCCTGTTGGAAGAGTTTGCGTCCGAACTCGGCTGGCCCACCGATTCGTCGGCTTGTGGCCGCGCGATCGCCACGCTTTCCCGCTTTCAGTTCGCCAGCGAATCGGTCGACGACGAGGGTTCGCTGTCGCTGTTCGATCGCTTCGATACGCTGCTCGCCTCGGGACGCAAGATCGCCACCAGCGTCTTGCCGGCGGAGATCTATCACGAGGTTTGTGTCGCGGCCCAGAAGATCCTCCGCGGCGAACAGGCGTTTGTTATCGCCATCTCGCCCGACACCGACGAACTAGTCACCTATCCCGAAGGCCAGGTCTTCGACACCAACCTGCTCGCCGAAGCTCAGCGGAAGATGGTGACTGTCGTCAAGGACGAGGAGAACTGCAACGATCGCGGCATCATCACCAAATGCCATGGATCGTTCCTGTGCAGCCCGATCGAAGTTCAAGGCCAGATGTCGGCGTTCCTGTACATCACCAACAAACGCTTTTCGGACCTCTTCGGTAGCGACGAAATTCGCATCGCCGATTATCTAGTCTCGTTTGCCGGGGCGGGACTCGAACGCGCCGACAGTTTCCAAAAGCTGCAGGATCTGAATCAGAACCTGGAAGAGAAGGTTCAGGACCGGATCCTCGCGGTTGTTGAACGATCCAAAGAACTCGAACTCACCACGCAACAGCTGCATAAAACCAAGGAAAAACTGCAGCGAGCGAAGGAAGCCGCCGAAAACGCCAACTACGCCAAAAGCGAATTCCTGGCGCGGATGAGCCACGAGATCCGCACGCCGATCACCGGCATCTTGGGCTTCTCCGAACTGCTGCTGCGCGGGATCGCTACCAGCGAACACGATCGCACTACGCATCTCGAAACGATCTATTCCAACGGCACCCATCTGCTGCAACTGTTGGACGATATCCTCGATATCTCCAAGATCGAAGCCGACAAGGTCGAGATCGAACGCGTCACGTTTGCCCCAACACAACTGATCAACGAAATCATCCGCTCGCTCCGTTCCAAAGCGATTCAAAAAGATATCGCGTTGAACTTCCAGATCGACAGCCCGATCCCCGAATCGATCGTCAGCGATCCGACACGATTCCGCCAAATCATCACCAACCTCGTCGGCAACGCAGTCAAATTTACCGACACCGGTGGCGTCACTGTGCGGCTGAACTCCCAAGGCGATCCGCAATCGCCGAGCCAGCTGGAGATCTGCGTCGACGACACGGGCGCAGGGATGACTCCCGAACAGATGCAGCGGATTTTCGAACCGTTTGTCCAAGCCGATACGTCGACAACAAGAAAACATGGCGGCACCGGATTGGGGCTGTCGATCGGCAAGCGTTTGGCGGAAGCTCTCGGCGGTTCGCTTAGCATCGCCAGCACGCTCGACGTCGGAACTCAATTTACCTTCACTCTGCCGATCGAGAACCACGCCGATACGCGTATCCTCAGTCCCGAAGAGGCGACTGAGTTTGCCAGTCAAACGCGAACCCAAGAGTTTCACAAAGCCGACGTCTCGGGAGCGCGAGTCCTGGTCGTCGACGATTGCCAGACCAACCGTAAACTGATCACCTACCTGCTGCAGGACGCCGGCAGCGAAGTGATTTCGGCGACCAACGGAAAGGAAGCCTTCGACCTGTTGATCGATCAGAAACTGGCTGTCGATATCGTTCTGATGGATATGCAGATGCCGATCATGGACGGCTATACCGCCGCCCGCGCGCTGCGGAACAGCGGATACGACCGACCGATCGTCGCCCTGACCGCCAACGCAATGGTCGGCGACGAAGCGAAGTGCCGACAAGCCGGCTGCACCCACTACCTCACCAAACCGATCGATCTGGACGCCTTGCTGCAAATCGTGCGAGTTGGAACAGCGCCCTCATCGGATTCGCTAGCTTCTGACGCACTCGCTGCACCGCGGCAATCCGTTGGCGAATCGTCGACACAACAGCTAACGGCACCTGCACAGGATCAGATCCTGTCGCCACCTCAGCAGACACCGACAACGGATCAGCATGAATCGATGGCTGATCAACTGGTGGCGTCGGTTCCCGAGTCAATCGAGTCGGCGACTCCGCCAGCGCCATCACAACCGCCTCGCGACGCCGAACCGCTCCCGAACGACTGGCGAAACGATTTTGCCTGCTTCGTGATCGATCGCGTCTCAAGCCTGCTGCCGCAGATGTTCGACGCTTGCGCCAGCCACAACTACGACGAAATCGTTCGCCAATCGCATTGGATTAAAGACTCCGGCGGAACCGTCGGACTCCGGAAACTCTCTCAACTGGCCGCCGGTTGCGAAACGGCGGTTCGCGACCACGACACGGTTCAGCTGCACGACACGCTGCAGGAAATGAAAAGCTATCTCGACGGCGTCCAACGGCAGCGCGCCGACCAGCCTCTTTCCGCGACCGAAAACGATAAAGCTCCCACTGGTGAGTCCGGCAAGCTACTCCCGTGGGCTCGACTTTCGCGATCCCAATGGTTCGGCCGTCGCCAACCGCGCTAG
- a CDS encoding SAM-dependent methyltransferase, with protein sequence MSISWEQDYETRMNPGLVTSLLHEAVPVLKAIDWRITEVREGMCATELPLSFASTNQHGTHQAALISLSADYTGGIALAALLRGVPVVGVHPCHEEDSASLWLASMDVKYRIPSTGHVRGFCEIPEKLATKVRQRYFAGKRVLVTLPVVFTANGDVVAEAEMKYFAQPSIQLRPTEAQPQISPLYKHKLKSSARMIAGLRSSSQNDRLRLDSGHERVAAGPHGELLANRLCRVLPQLQDMVLARTGHIDQTIDAVDNLKQVVILGAGLDMRPFRLFAEGPKPTYFELDLPEMLEERTRVISQMKDRPDVRRRMVAADFKRDDIASLLLEHPDFDPELPTVIVYEGCSMYFSPAENRRILTSASQLLGHRDSRIWCDFVTRCVVDGTSQHPEVAKFLEGMDELGERFIFGCDQPSEVMESCGFGKTQTTPSGEYLESDDSLLSEYQFAVAFGGRPTNPR encoded by the coding sequence ATGTCCATTTCTTGGGAGCAGGACTACGAGACCCGAATGAACCCAGGCTTGGTGACAAGCTTGTTACATGAAGCGGTCCCGGTTTTGAAAGCGATCGATTGGCGGATCACCGAGGTCCGCGAAGGGATGTGCGCGACCGAGTTGCCGCTCAGCTTTGCGTCGACGAATCAGCACGGTACGCATCAAGCCGCGTTGATTTCGTTGTCTGCCGATTACACCGGTGGTATCGCGTTGGCGGCGCTGTTGCGCGGCGTGCCCGTCGTCGGCGTTCACCCGTGTCACGAAGAGGATTCGGCGTCGCTGTGGCTGGCTTCGATGGATGTCAAATACCGAATCCCCAGCACGGGACATGTGCGTGGTTTCTGCGAGATTCCCGAAAAGCTTGCCACGAAGGTTCGCCAGCGTTATTTCGCGGGGAAACGAGTCTTGGTCACCCTGCCGGTCGTCTTCACCGCCAACGGTGATGTCGTCGCCGAAGCGGAGATGAAATACTTCGCGCAGCCTTCGATCCAGTTGCGGCCCACCGAAGCGCAGCCGCAGATCTCTCCGCTGTACAAGCACAAACTGAAATCGTCGGCGCGGATGATCGCCGGTCTGCGATCCTCTTCGCAAAACGATCGCCTGCGACTCGATTCGGGGCACGAACGCGTTGCCGCGGGACCACATGGCGAACTGTTGGCGAATCGGCTGTGTCGCGTCTTGCCCCAGCTGCAAGATATGGTCCTGGCGAGAACCGGCCACATCGACCAAACGATCGACGCCGTCGATAACTTGAAACAGGTGGTGATCCTCGGGGCGGGATTGGACATGCGTCCGTTCCGGTTGTTCGCCGAGGGGCCCAAGCCGACCTATTTCGAGTTGGATCTACCGGAGATGCTCGAAGAGCGAACGCGGGTAATCTCTCAGATGAAAGATCGCCCCGACGTCCGACGCCGGATGGTCGCCGCCGACTTCAAGCGAGACGACATCGCCAGCCTGTTGTTGGAGCATCCCGATTTCGATCCCGAATTGCCAACGGTCATCGTCTACGAAGGCTGTTCGATGTACTTCAGCCCCGCGGAGAACCGCCGGATTCTTACATCCGCCAGCCAATTGTTGGGGCATCGAGACAGTCGCATCTGGTGCGACTTTGTCACTCGCTGCGTCGTCGATGGAACGTCGCAGCACCCCGAGGTCGCTAAGTTTCTCGAGGGGATGGATGAGCTTGGTGAACGCTTCATCTTCGGCTGTGATCAGCCGTCCGAAGTGATGGAGAGCTGCGGATTCGGCAAGACGCAAACAACTCCGTCGGGTGAGTATCTGGAATCGGACGATTCGCTGTTATCGGAGTATCAGTTTGCAGTCGCGTTTGGCGGTCGGCCGACAAATCCGCGCTAA
- a CDS encoding methylated-DNA--[protein]-cysteine S-methyltransferase has translation MPAIQCTGLCETPLGLLVHRWTSAGLYQVELCADPASPKIKAALEGPDSAATPEIEAFTNRIDQYFAGQLTTFDEIPIDESDWPPFFGQVYRACRQVESGQTISYQELARRAGRPAAARAVGQAMARNRIPIVIPCHRIVGSSGRMTGFSADGGIETKRWLLDRERSDSLFDIDRETI, from the coding sequence ATGCCTGCGATCCAATGCACAGGTCTTTGTGAAACTCCTTTGGGCTTGCTGGTCCACCGCTGGACAAGTGCCGGTCTGTACCAAGTGGAGCTGTGTGCGGATCCCGCGTCGCCAAAAATCAAAGCCGCTTTGGAGGGTCCCGATTCGGCGGCGACGCCCGAGATCGAAGCCTTCACCAATCGGATCGATCAATATTTTGCGGGACAATTGACGACGTTTGATGAGATCCCGATCGACGAGTCGGATTGGCCGCCGTTTTTTGGTCAGGTCTACCGCGCATGCCGCCAAGTCGAATCGGGGCAGACGATCAGCTACCAAGAATTGGCTCGCCGAGCCGGTCGCCCGGCAGCCGCTCGAGCGGTGGGGCAGGCGATGGCGCGAAACCGAATCCCGATCGTGATTCCCTGCCACCGCATCGTGGGCAGCAGCGGACGGATGACCGGATTTTCAGCCGATGGTGGGATCGAGACCAAGCGTTGGCTGCTGGACCGCGAACGAAGCGATTCGCTGTTCGATATCGACCGAGAAACGATTTGA
- a CDS encoding OmpP1/FadL family transporter produces MATLHRCVRFVQGMFLLLGTTGVCFGQGAIVSSAGPVHRGMGGASTAAPISALGALYWNPATISGMEHGELEVGMDLLFTQHRVDSTIGPFSGSTEAEPGTFPIPNIGWVHHLENSPVSLGLSVNAVAGFKTNVQSDPTNPVMSRQPTGLGRVSSEASFLQIAPVISYALTDRISIGGGPVITSGQVGLEPFVFGSANSDLTYSSGRSSRYHWGGGLQAGVYFIPNEDWRFGASFKSPSWMEEFEFYGEDETGAPRELSAHIDLPMILSLGTAYAGFDKWLLAVDLRYIDYANADGFGDPATYDATGRLNGLDWSSVMAVAFGAQRAIGDRAFIRGGYSYNQNPVRESESFYNVATPLIYEHTLSVGGSYKLNEMLALNIAYSHFFENSRTGPIVLPGVGAIPGSSVTNEMSADVLSFGILMRQ; encoded by the coding sequence ATGGCAACACTTCATCGTTGCGTAAGGTTTGTCCAAGGCATGTTCCTGTTGCTGGGCACAACAGGTGTTTGTTTTGGTCAAGGGGCAATTGTATCATCAGCAGGCCCAGTTCATCGGGGTATGGGAGGCGCATCAACCGCTGCGCCGATCAGTGCGCTTGGTGCACTCTATTGGAATCCGGCAACCATCAGTGGAATGGAACATGGTGAGCTGGAAGTCGGCATGGACCTGTTGTTCACGCAGCACCGCGTCGATTCGACCATTGGGCCGTTCAGCGGTTCCACGGAAGCCGAACCCGGGACGTTTCCAATCCCTAACATCGGTTGGGTTCATCATCTGGAGAACTCGCCCGTCAGCCTCGGCTTGAGCGTCAACGCAGTCGCCGGCTTCAAGACCAACGTGCAATCGGATCCGACCAATCCGGTCATGTCGCGTCAACCGACGGGGCTGGGCCGGGTTAGCTCCGAGGCCTCGTTCCTGCAGATCGCGCCGGTCATCTCCTACGCTCTGACCGATCGGATCTCGATCGGCGGCGGCCCCGTGATCACGAGCGGCCAGGTGGGCTTGGAACCGTTTGTGTTTGGTTCGGCCAACTCCGATTTAACCTATTCGTCGGGTCGATCCAGTCGGTATCACTGGGGTGGCGGCTTGCAAGCGGGCGTCTATTTCATTCCCAACGAAGACTGGCGTTTCGGGGCCTCGTTCAAAAGCCCCTCGTGGATGGAAGAGTTTGAATTCTACGGAGAGGATGAAACCGGAGCGCCACGAGAATTGAGCGCCCACATCGATCTTCCGATGATCCTGTCGTTGGGGACCGCTTATGCCGGGTTCGATAAATGGCTGCTGGCGGTCGATCTCCGCTACATCGATTATGCCAACGCGGACGGCTTCGGCGATCCCGCCACCTACGATGCCACCGGGCGTTTAAACGGTCTCGATTGGAGCAGCGTGATGGCCGTTGCGTTTGGTGCTCAGCGAGCTATCGGCGACCGCGCCTTCATTCGCGGCGGGTATTCGTACAACCAAAATCCGGTCCGCGAGAGCGAGTCGTTTTATAACGTCGCGACGCCGCTGATCTACGAACACACGTTGAGTGTCGGTGGATCGTACAAGTTGAACGAGATGCTGGCGCTGAACATTGCTTATTCGCACTTCTTCGAGAACTCGCGAACCGGCCCGATCGTGCTGCCCGGCGTTGGAGCGATCCCCGGATCGTCGGTGACCAATGAGATGTCGGCCGACGTGTTGAGTTTCGGTATCTTGATGCGGCAGTAA
- a CDS encoding small basic protein, giving the protein MTMDKSLKVQAGAIKSRNVLTRAERISRLQELDKWTEDSAVVGMAKVRVQKVSLKKKKKVKKEDDKKK; this is encoded by the coding sequence ATGACCATGGATAAAAGCCTGAAAGTTCAGGCCGGAGCTATCAAGAGTCGTAATGTCCTGACCCGTGCCGAGCGAATCTCACGGTTGCAGGAACTCGATAAGTGGACCGAGGATTCGGCAGTCGTTGGCATGGCCAAGGTGCGAGTTCAAAAGGTTTCGCTGAAGAAAAAGAAGAAGGTCAAGAAAGAAGACGACAAGAAGAAGTAA